In Amycolatopsis endophytica, the following are encoded in one genomic region:
- the yidD gene encoding membrane protein insertion efficiency factor YidD, producing the protein MTDASTENGTAHAVERPGPVARVLLLPLRFYRRFISPYLPPSCRFYPSCSTYAVEALTRFGAAKGTYLALRRLLRCGPWTMPGRDPVPEVFSWRHQRPGLSTEE; encoded by the coding sequence GTGACTGACGCCAGCACGGAAAACGGTACGGCGCACGCGGTCGAGCGCCCCGGGCCGGTGGCCCGGGTGCTGCTGCTCCCGCTGCGGTTCTACCGCCGCTTCATCTCGCCCTACCTCCCGCCCAGCTGCCGCTTCTACCCCAGCTGCAGCACGTACGCGGTCGAGGCCCTGACCCGTTTCGGCGCCGCCAAGGGCACCTACCTCGCCCTCCGGCGGCTGCTGCGCTGCGGCCCGTGGACGATGCCCGGCCGCGACCCGGTGCCTGAGGTGTTCTCGTGGCGCCACCAGAGACCTGGTTTGTCAACCGAGGAGTAG
- the yidC gene encoding membrane protein insertase YidC encodes MLDFIYYPVSFILWCWHKVFGFVFGADNAIAWILAIIFLTFTVRGIMFKPFVNQVRSMKKMQEFAPELKKIQKKYANDRQRQAAEMQKLQKEHGVNPLGSCLPMLLQIPVFIGLNWVLRAFSIQPSDGSPKTENYFFDQAGVVSYTNAKLFGVNIGDAIHNTSMLGGQGGGWHWDVAPVAIPLMILASILTHLTARHSSQRQNMNPDSITPQTAMMQKLTMYIFPLGVLVFGAFFPIGLLFYWLANNGWTLMQQRLVYTRIDKEEAARKAEAAEKRNSLAPRPGAKPKPGQKPVQQKKAADDGDDTAPKPDGEGKSSGQKSGTKAGSPHRFAQQGQRPQNGSAQKRKKPSQGGKNSGQKGSGQKRR; translated from the coding sequence GTGCTCGACTTCATCTACTACCCCGTGTCCTTCATCCTGTGGTGTTGGCACAAGGTCTTCGGGTTCGTCTTCGGGGCCGACAACGCGATCGCCTGGATCCTCGCGATCATCTTCCTGACGTTCACCGTCCGCGGCATCATGTTCAAGCCGTTCGTGAACCAGGTCCGGTCGATGAAGAAGATGCAGGAGTTCGCGCCGGAACTGAAGAAGATCCAGAAGAAGTACGCGAACGACCGGCAGCGCCAGGCCGCGGAGATGCAGAAGCTCCAGAAGGAGCACGGCGTCAACCCGCTGGGCAGCTGTCTGCCGATGCTCCTGCAGATCCCGGTGTTCATCGGTCTGAACTGGGTGTTGCGTGCGTTCTCGATCCAGCCATCGGACGGCAGCCCGAAGACGGAGAACTACTTCTTCGACCAGGCGGGCGTCGTCTCCTACACGAACGCCAAGCTGTTCGGTGTCAACATCGGTGACGCCATCCACAACACCTCCATGCTCGGCGGCCAGGGCGGCGGCTGGCACTGGGACGTGGCGCCGGTCGCGATTCCGCTGATGATCCTCGCGTCGATCCTGACGCACCTGACCGCGCGGCACTCGTCGCAGCGGCAGAACATGAACCCGGACTCCATCACGCCGCAGACGGCGATGATGCAGAAGCTGACGATGTACATCTTCCCGCTCGGTGTGCTCGTGTTCGGTGCGTTCTTCCCGATCGGTCTGCTCTTCTACTGGCTGGCGAACAACGGCTGGACCCTGATGCAGCAGCGTCTGGTTTACACGCGTATCGACAAGGAAGAGGCGGCACGCAAGGCCGAGGCGGCCGAGAAGCGCAACTCCCTCGCGCCGCGCCCGGGTGCGAAGCCGAAGCCGGGGCAGAAACCGGTGCAGCAGAAGAAGGCCGCGGACGACGGTGACGACACGGCCCCGAAGCCGGACGGCGAAGGCAAGTCGAGCGGGCAGAAGTCCGGGACGAAGGCGGGTTCGCCGCACCGGTTCGCGCAGCAGGGACAACGCCCGCAGAACGGCTCGGCGCAGAAGCGCAAGAAGCCTTCGCAGGGCGGCAAGAACTCAGGACAGAAGGGCTCGGGGCAGAAGCGCCGCTGA
- the dnaN gene encoding DNA polymerase III subunit beta encodes MKIRVERDGLADAVAWVARSLPSRPPVPVLGGVLLDAGSDGSTDALTVSGFDYEVSATVGVPATIADGGRLLVSGRLLADITKSLPAQPVEISVDGSRASITCGSARFSLPTMPVEDYPQLPAQPALAGEVAGEAFGQAVTQVAVAAGKDDTLPMLTGMRLEISGSSLTLVATDRFRLAMREFAWEPAEGLADAAVLVPARTLAEAAKTLGAAGNKVSVGLASGEGLLGLSGNGRYTTTRLLDAEFPPYRQLLPSQHTSRAVIGVSPLSEAIKRVSLVAERGTQVRLEFGDNSLRLSAGGDDEGSAEEELPVEYEGEPVTIAFNPGYLVDGLGALHHDRAELTFTTPNRPALIKPADEQGQVVPGYLYLLMPVRLPG; translated from the coding sequence ATGAAGATCCGCGTCGAGCGCGACGGGCTCGCGGACGCCGTCGCGTGGGTGGCACGCAGCCTGCCGTCCAGGCCACCGGTCCCCGTGCTGGGCGGTGTCCTGCTCGACGCCGGATCCGACGGCTCGACCGACGCGCTCACCGTCTCCGGCTTCGACTACGAGGTCTCCGCCACGGTCGGCGTTCCCGCGACGATCGCCGACGGCGGACGCCTGCTCGTGTCCGGACGGCTACTCGCCGACATCACCAAATCGCTCCCGGCCCAGCCGGTCGAGATCTCCGTCGACGGCTCCCGCGCGTCCATCACCTGCGGCAGCGCCCGGTTCAGCCTGCCGACCATGCCGGTCGAGGACTATCCGCAGCTGCCGGCCCAGCCCGCGCTCGCCGGTGAGGTCGCGGGCGAGGCGTTCGGCCAGGCCGTCACCCAGGTCGCGGTCGCGGCGGGCAAGGACGACACCCTGCCGATGCTGACCGGTATGCGGCTGGAGATCTCCGGCAGCTCGCTCACCCTCGTGGCCACCGACCGCTTCCGGCTGGCGATGCGCGAATTCGCGTGGGAGCCCGCCGAGGGCCTGGCCGACGCCGCGGTCCTGGTGCCCGCCCGGACGCTCGCCGAAGCGGCCAAGACGCTCGGCGCCGCCGGCAACAAGGTGTCGGTCGGGCTCGCCAGCGGCGAAGGTCTGCTGGGCCTGTCCGGCAACGGCCGCTACACGACCACCCGGCTGCTCGACGCCGAGTTCCCGCCATACCGGCAACTCCTTCCCAGCCAGCACACCTCCCGCGCGGTGATCGGGGTGTCCCCGCTCTCCGAGGCGATCAAACGTGTGTCCCTCGTGGCGGAGCGGGGTACTCAGGTGCGGCTGGAGTTCGGCGACAACTCGCTGCGCCTGTCGGCCGGCGGCGACGACGAGGGCAGCGCCGAAGAGGAGCTGCCGGTGGAGTACGAGGGTGAGCCGGTGACGATCGCGTTCAACCCGGGTTACCTCGTCGACGGGCTCGGCGCCCTGCACCACGACCGCGCCGAGCTGACCTTCACCACCCCGAACCGTCCGGCTTTGATCAAGCCGGCCGACGAGCAGGGCCAGGTCGTTCCTGGTTACCTCTACCTACTGATGCCGGTCCGCCTACCCGGCTGA
- the gnd gene encoding phosphogluconate dehydrogenase (NAD(+)-dependent, decarboxylating): protein MVQLGLVGLGKMGFNMRERLRAAGHEVVGYDRNEAVSDSASLADMVSKLDAPRIVWVMVPAGGPTRETVAELGELLAGGDLVIDGGNSRFTDDKHNAEVLSGKGVGYLDCGVSGGVWGKENGYGLMVGGDKAHVERAMPIFDTLRPDGPREEGFAHAGSVGAGHYAKMIHNGIEYGLMQAYAEGFELLEAAKVVEDVPAVIKGWQRGTVVRSWLLDLLVRALDEDPELDDLEGYVEDSGEGRWTLEEAINHAVPAPVISAALFARFSSRQKDSSAMRAVAALRNQFGGHAVKKIGG from the coding sequence ATGGTTCAGCTGGGACTGGTGGGCCTCGGCAAGATGGGCTTCAACATGCGCGAGCGGCTGCGTGCCGCCGGGCACGAGGTGGTCGGCTACGACCGCAACGAGGCCGTTTCGGACTCGGCCTCGCTCGCCGACATGGTGTCCAAACTGGACGCTCCGCGCATCGTCTGGGTGATGGTTCCGGCGGGGGGCCCGACCCGGGAGACCGTCGCCGAGCTGGGGGAGCTGCTCGCCGGGGGCGATCTGGTGATCGACGGCGGCAACTCCCGCTTCACCGACGACAAGCACAACGCGGAAGTGTTGTCCGGCAAGGGCGTCGGCTACCTCGACTGTGGTGTGTCCGGCGGGGTCTGGGGCAAGGAGAACGGCTACGGCCTGATGGTCGGTGGCGACAAGGCGCACGTCGAGCGCGCCATGCCGATCTTCGACACGCTTCGCCCGGACGGCCCGCGCGAGGAGGGCTTCGCGCACGCCGGCTCGGTCGGCGCGGGCCACTACGCGAAGATGATCCACAACGGCATCGAGTACGGCTTGATGCAGGCCTACGCCGAGGGCTTCGAACTGCTGGAGGCCGCGAAGGTCGTCGAGGACGTGCCCGCTGTGATCAAGGGCTGGCAGCGCGGCACCGTCGTGCGTTCCTGGCTGCTGGACCTGCTGGTGCGTGCGCTGGACGAGGACCCGGAGCTGGACGATCTCGAAGGTTACGTCGAGGACTCCGGCGAGGGCCGCTGGACGCTGGAGGAGGCCATCAACCACGCGGTGCCGGCGCCGGTCATCTCGGCCGCGCTGTTCGCGCGGTTCTCCTCGCGGCAGAAGGACTCCTCCGCGATGCGGGCGGTCGCCGCGCTGCGCAACCAGTTCGGTGGCCACGCGGTGAAGAAGATCGGCGGGTAG
- the rnpA gene encoding ribonuclease P protein component yields MLPRAARLRRSEDFREVMRRGARAGRRRLVVHAVQSTDPSAVTPRAGFVVSKAVGNSVVRHRVSRQLRHLVLARLGTVPSGSSLVVRALPPAATASSAELGADLDAALTRLSLLPGRPSDGPAPPRPETTADTRGHAGD; encoded by the coding sequence GTGCTGCCCCGTGCCGCCCGCCTGCGGCGCAGTGAGGACTTCCGCGAGGTCATGCGCAGGGGTGCTCGGGCAGGTCGGCGCCGCCTCGTGGTGCATGCGGTCCAGTCCACCGACCCGTCCGCGGTGACCCCGCGGGCGGGTTTTGTGGTGAGCAAGGCCGTCGGCAACTCGGTGGTGCGCCACCGCGTGAGCCGTCAGTTGCGGCACCTCGTGCTGGCACGTCTCGGAACCGTGCCGTCCGGTAGTTCGTTGGTCGTGCGGGCCCTGCCACCGGCAGCTACCGCATCCAGCGCCGAACTCGGTGCCGATCTGGACGCGGCGCTGACACGGCTGAGCCTGCTTCCGGGCCGCCCGTCCGACGGCCCGGCACCACCCCGGCCGGAGACGACCGCGGACACGAGGGGCCACGCCGGTGACTGA
- the rsmG gene encoding 16S rRNA (guanine(527)-N(7))-methyltransferase RsmG, with protein sequence MVPEPEVAGRVFGDGLDRAAEFVDMLERSGVERGLIGPREVERLWDRHLLNSAVVGERIDAGVRVIDVGSGAGFPGVPLAIARPDLDVVLVEPMARRADWLNEVVETLELDVTVERGRAEEKVLRKRVGLADVVTSRAVAPLARLAGWCLPLVREGGMMLAVKGASARDEVARDATAVARVGGGVPTVSECGVGVLETPTTVVRVERSVRRPRRAG encoded by the coding sequence GTGGTGCCGGAGCCCGAGGTGGCGGGGCGAGTGTTCGGGGACGGTCTCGACAGGGCCGCCGAGTTCGTGGACATGCTGGAGCGGTCAGGGGTGGAGCGCGGTCTGATCGGACCGCGAGAGGTGGAGCGGCTGTGGGATCGCCATCTGCTCAACTCGGCGGTCGTCGGGGAGCGGATCGACGCCGGGGTTCGGGTGATCGATGTCGGATCCGGAGCAGGGTTTCCCGGGGTCCCGCTCGCGATCGCGCGGCCTGATCTCGACGTCGTCCTCGTCGAGCCGATGGCGAGGCGCGCCGACTGGCTGAACGAAGTCGTCGAGACCCTCGAACTGGATGTCACCGTGGAGCGCGGCCGGGCCGAGGAAAAGGTGCTCCGGAAGCGAGTGGGTCTCGCCGACGTGGTCACCTCCCGTGCGGTGGCGCCGCTCGCACGTTTGGCGGGTTGGTGCCTCCCCCTTGTTCGCGAGGGTGGCATGATGCTCGCAGTCAAGGGTGCGAGTGCCCGCGACGAAGTTGCCCGTGATGCGACGGCGGTGGCCCGCGTCGGTGGGGGTGTTCCCACGGTCTCTGAATGCGGGGTCGGTGTGCTCGAAACGCCGACGACCGTGGTTCGGGTCGAGCGAAGTGTTCGTCGGCCACGGCGCGCGGGATGA
- the rpmH gene encoding 50S ribosomal protein L34, producing the protein MSKGKRTFQPNNRRRARTHGFRLRMRTRAGRAILSGRRRKGREKLSA; encoded by the coding sequence GTGAGCAAGGGTAAGCGCACCTTCCAGCCGAACAACCGTCGACGCGCCCGGACCCACGGCTTCCGTCTGCGGATGCGTACCCGTGCCGGTCGCGCCATCCTGTCGGGCCGCCGTCGCAAGGGCCGCGAGAAGCTGTCCGCCTGA
- a CDS encoding ParA family protein — MTPPASDWTPIAEEAERAARVLHPEPNSLPQPDQRRVLTVANQKGGVGKTTSAVNLAAALAVHGLKTLVIDLDPQGNASTALNVDHRSGTPSIYDVLLGDLPLGEAMAVSESSPNLFCVPATIDLAGAEIELVEMASRESRLKEALAGDVVDELGMDYVFIDCPPSLGLLTVNAMVAAREVLIPIQCEYYALEGLGQLLSNIELVQKHLNPALSVSTILLTMYDGRTKLADQVTAEVRDHFGDVVLKTVIPRNVKVSEAPSYGQTVLAYDPGSRGAMSYVDAAREIAERGSSNGSRRGTL; from the coding sequence GTGACCCCGCCTGCGTCAGACTGGACCCCCATTGCCGAAGAGGCCGAGCGTGCTGCCCGCGTGCTGCACCCGGAACCCAACTCCCTCCCCCAGCCCGATCAGCGCCGTGTCCTGACCGTCGCCAACCAGAAGGGCGGCGTCGGCAAGACGACCAGCGCCGTCAACCTCGCGGCAGCCCTCGCGGTGCACGGCCTCAAAACCCTCGTCATCGACCTCGACCCGCAGGGCAACGCCAGCACCGCGCTCAACGTGGACCACCGCTCGGGCACGCCGTCCATCTACGACGTGCTCCTCGGCGACCTCCCGCTCGGGGAGGCGATGGCGGTCAGCGAAAGCTCGCCCAACCTGTTCTGCGTGCCCGCCACGATCGACTTGGCCGGTGCCGAGATCGAGCTTGTCGAGATGGCCTCCCGCGAGTCCCGGCTCAAGGAGGCGCTCGCCGGGGACGTCGTCGATGAGCTCGGGATGGACTACGTCTTCATCGACTGCCCGCCCTCGCTCGGCCTCCTCACGGTCAACGCCATGGTCGCGGCTCGCGAGGTCCTCATCCCGATCCAGTGCGAGTACTACGCGCTCGAAGGTCTCGGCCAGCTCCTCAGCAATATCGAGCTGGTGCAGAAGCACCTCAACCCGGCGCTGTCCGTCTCGACGATCCTCCTCACCATGTACGACGGTCGCACCAAGCTGGCCGACCAGGTGACCGCCGAGGTGCGCGACCACTTCGGTGACGTCGTCCTCAAGACCGTCATCCCCCGCAACGTGAAGGTGTCCGAGGCACCCAGCTACGGCCAGACCGTGCTGGCGTACGACCCCGGTTCGCGAGGTGCGATGAGCTACGTCGACGCGGCTCGGGAGATCGCCGAGCGCGGCAGCAGCAACGGATCGAGGAGGGGCACGTTATGA
- the dnaA gene encoding chromosomal replication initiator protein DnaA, which produces MSEHQLNLGVVWDQVVRELSDGTLSPQQRAWMRVTRPIGLLDGTALLAAPSDFAKEAIERALRDPITHALSRRLGRPVSLAVKVDTAEVSPPPPPAALAYPSPASVETTPVAATEVPVMPPKMPPLDDGLLPPLRQVRTNNHRPEPVKAVPPEDDGDEEVDEEGEALAAAHEIWPMFSGQPSAGQPYTAPAQPETSKTRLNEKYTFDTFVIGASNRFAHAAAFAVAEAPSRAYNPLFIWGESGLGKTHLLHAVGHYAQRLFPGMRVRYVSTEEFTNDFINSLRDDRKVAFQRRYRDIDILLVDDIQFLEGKEGTQEEFFHTFNTLHNSNKQIVVSSDRPPKRLETLEDRLRTRFEWGLITDIQPPELETRIAILRKKAAQDRLAVPGDVLEFIASRVEANIRELEGALIRVTAFASLNQQPVDVSLAEIVLRDLIPDSQAPEISAPTIMATTAEFFDLTVDDLCGPGKTKALATARQIAMYLCRELTDMSLPKIGQTFGGRDHTTVMHADKKIRKEMAERRRIYDQVQELTARIKQRAR; this is translated from the coding sequence GTGTCCGAGCACCAGTTGAACCTGGGTGTGGTCTGGGACCAGGTGGTCCGGGAGCTGTCGGACGGCACGCTGTCGCCGCAACAACGGGCCTGGATGCGGGTCACCCGTCCGATCGGCCTGCTCGACGGCACCGCACTGCTCGCCGCCCCGAGTGATTTCGCGAAGGAAGCGATCGAGCGCGCCCTGCGTGATCCGATCACGCACGCGCTCTCGCGCCGCCTCGGCAGGCCCGTCTCGCTCGCGGTCAAGGTCGACACGGCCGAGGTCAGCCCTCCGCCCCCGCCTGCCGCGTTGGCCTACCCGTCACCCGCCAGTGTGGAAACGACTCCCGTAGCGGCGACCGAAGTGCCGGTCATGCCTCCGAAGATGCCGCCGCTCGACGACGGTCTCCTGCCGCCGCTGCGCCAGGTGCGCACCAACAATCACCGGCCGGAGCCGGTCAAGGCCGTCCCGCCCGAGGACGACGGTGACGAAGAAGTCGACGAAGAGGGCGAGGCACTGGCCGCCGCGCACGAGATCTGGCCGATGTTCTCCGGCCAGCCGAGCGCGGGCCAGCCCTACACCGCCCCCGCGCAACCGGAGACGTCGAAAACGAGACTCAACGAGAAGTACACGTTCGACACGTTCGTCATCGGTGCGTCCAACCGCTTCGCGCACGCGGCGGCCTTCGCCGTCGCCGAAGCGCCGTCCCGGGCGTACAACCCGCTGTTCATCTGGGGCGAGTCGGGACTGGGCAAGACCCACCTGCTGCACGCGGTGGGGCACTACGCGCAGCGGCTGTTCCCCGGGATGCGCGTGCGGTACGTCTCCACCGAAGAGTTCACCAACGACTTCATCAACTCGCTGCGCGACGACCGCAAGGTCGCGTTCCAGCGGCGGTACCGCGACATCGACATCCTGCTGGTCGACGACATCCAGTTCCTGGAGGGCAAGGAAGGAACCCAGGAGGAGTTCTTCCACACCTTCAACACGCTGCACAACTCGAACAAGCAGATCGTGGTGTCCTCGGACCGGCCGCCGAAGCGGCTGGAAACCCTGGAGGACCGGCTGCGCACGCGGTTCGAGTGGGGCCTGATCACCGACATCCAGCCGCCGGAACTGGAGACGCGGATCGCGATCCTGCGCAAGAAGGCGGCGCAGGACCGGCTAGCGGTGCCGGGCGACGTGCTGGAGTTCATCGCCTCACGCGTCGAGGCGAACATCCGCGAACTGGAGGGCGCGCTCATCCGCGTCACCGCGTTCGCGTCGCTGAACCAGCAACCGGTGGACGTCTCGCTCGCGGAGATCGTGCTGCGTGACCTGATCCCCGACTCGCAGGCGCCGGAGATCAGCGCGCCGACGATCATGGCGACCACGGCGGAGTTCTTCGACCTGACGGTCGACGACCTGTGCGGCCCCGGCAAGACGAAAGCGCTCGCCACCGCGCGTCAGATCGCGATGTACCTGTGCCGCGAGCTGACGGACATGTCGCTGCCGAAGATCGGGCAGACGTTCGGCGGCCGCGACCACACCACGGTCATGCACGCGGACAAGAAGATCCGCAAGGAGATGGCCGAGCGCCGGCGGATCTACGACCAGGTGCAGGAACTCACCGCGCGCATCAAACAGCGCGCGCGGTAG
- a CDS encoding Jag family protein, producing the protein MAETVEAIDAEEEAPAAEETTTSGEDLLVREGDIAGDYLERLLDLLDYDGDIDLDVESGRAIVSIDGGDDLEKLVGGRGQVLEALQELTRLAVQQETGTRSRLMLDIAGWRAGRRAELTELGRTTAETVKATGEKVRLQPMSPFERKVVHDAVAAVGGVKSESEGEEPKRRVVVMAEA; encoded by the coding sequence ATGGCGGAGACGGTCGAAGCGATCGACGCCGAAGAAGAGGCACCTGCTGCGGAGGAGACGACCACCTCCGGTGAGGACCTGTTGGTCCGCGAAGGCGATATCGCCGGGGACTACCTGGAGCGGCTGCTCGATCTGCTCGACTACGACGGGGACATCGACCTCGACGTGGAAAGCGGCCGGGCGATCGTGAGCATTGACGGTGGCGACGATCTGGAGAAGCTCGTCGGCGGTCGCGGCCAGGTGCTGGAAGCGCTGCAGGAGCTGACCCGCCTCGCGGTGCAGCAGGAGACCGGTACCCGGAGCCGGCTGATGCTCGACATCGCCGGGTGGCGTGCCGGTCGTCGGGCGGAGCTGACCGAGCTCGGCCGGACGACGGCGGAGACGGTGAAGGCGACCGGCGAGAAGGTGCGGCTGCAGCCGATGAGCCCGTTCGAGCGCAAGGTCGTGCACGACGCGGTAGCGGCCGTGGGTGGCGTGAAGAGTGAGAGCGAGGGCGAGGAGCCCAAGCGTCGAGTGGTCGTGATGGCGGAGGCGTAG
- a CDS encoding LysR substrate-binding domain-containing protein, with amino-acid sequence MRGRRFTPRIAHEAKERFAVSALVAAGLGVCLVPLPPQHEVVRIPLHGNPRPSRRIVGCVRRDSEEQGPIARGIAAIEAVCAERAATARAV; translated from the coding sequence GTGCGCGGCCGCCGGTTCACGCCGCGGATCGCGCACGAGGCCAAGGAGCGGTTCGCCGTGTCCGCGCTCGTCGCCGCCGGGCTCGGGGTGTGTCTCGTGCCGCTGCCGCCCCAGCACGAGGTGGTGCGAATTCCCTTGCACGGCAACCCGCGGCCGTCCCGGCGGATCGTCGGGTGCGTGCGTCGGGACAGCGAGGAACAGGGCCCGATCGCGCGGGGCATCGCGGCGATCGAGGCGGTGTGCGCGGAACGGGCCGCTACCGCGCGCGCTGTTTGA
- a CDS encoding EamA family transporter — MVVLRLGFAALVLLAIHRPSLPSRRNLVPVLGFGGAIAGMNLIYPALRFLPLGVASALQLLGPLAVAVATARRVRDVGFARRKVGASVQDGSMLALAVTVAAVISLPFGATAGLCRPSLLLAGFGVAVLSAVVPYSLDLAALRRIPPGTVAVLESLEAAVAGVAGAVILGERLAFTAWAGIACVTASSAAAGRVGTRKL, encoded by the coding sequence GTGGTCGTCCTGCGACTCGGGTTCGCGGCGCTCGTCCTGCTCGCGATCCATCGACCCTCGTTGCCCTCGCGCCGGAACCTGGTGCCGGTGCTGGGTTTCGGCGGGGCCATCGCCGGGATGAACCTGATCTACCCCGCGCTGCGCTTCCTGCCGCTGGGAGTCGCGAGCGCGCTGCAGTTGCTCGGTCCGCTCGCGGTGGCCGTCGCCACAGCGCGGCGGGTGCGCGATGTCGGGTTCGCTCGCCGGAAAGTCGGCGCGAGTGTCCAGGATGGATCGATGCTCGCGCTCGCCGTCACGGTCGCCGCGGTGATCTCGCTGCCCTTCGGGGCGACTGCCGGGCTGTGCCGTCCTTCCTTGCTACTGGCGGGTTTCGGCGTCGCCGTGTTGTCCGCGGTCGTGCCGTACTCACTCGATCTGGCCGCACTGCGCCGGATTCCGCCGGGCACCGTCGCCGTCCTCGAAAGCCTGGAGGCGGCGGTGGCGGGTGTCGCGGGCGCGGTGATTCTCGGCGAGCGGCTGGCGTTCACCGCGTGGGCCGGAATCGCTTGTGTGACAGCGAGTTCGGCCGCGGCAGGACGCGTCGGCACGCGGAAGCTGTGA
- the recF gene encoding DNA replication/repair protein RecF (All proteins in this family for which functions are known are DNA-binding proteins that assist the filamentation of RecA onto DNA for the initiation of recombination or recombinational repair.), whose product MHVRHLQVTDFRSWEHADLPLTPGPTVLVGQNGRGKTNLLEAIGYLATLSSHRVATDAPLVRHGCERALVRAAVVNEDRELTVELEVNPGRANRARVNRGAVGKPRDILGILRTVLFSPEDLALVRGDPGERRRFMDDLLVQRAPRYAGVRADYERVLKQRNALLKTAGKKKGNARDDPYALSTLEVWDNHLAEIGAQLLAARLDLVADLGPHTTAAYAGVAPDSRPAKISYRSSLGDALPEGYGLPDGKRAEPEVLSGILAEAMARVRQQELERGISLVGPHRDELEIVLGEAPAKGYASHGESWSFALALRLASYELLRREAGEPVLLLDDVFAELDRRRRSRLAEVAAGAEQVLVTAAVDEDVPGELTGTRFTVADGEVCSA is encoded by the coding sequence GTGCACGTACGGCATCTCCAGGTCACCGACTTCCGTTCGTGGGAGCACGCCGACCTGCCGCTCACCCCGGGCCCGACGGTGCTCGTCGGCCAGAACGGCCGCGGGAAGACCAACCTGCTGGAGGCGATCGGGTACCTCGCGACCCTGTCCTCGCACCGGGTGGCGACCGACGCTCCGCTGGTGCGCCACGGTTGTGAGCGGGCGCTCGTGCGGGCGGCCGTGGTCAACGAAGACCGCGAGCTGACCGTCGAACTGGAGGTCAACCCGGGCCGGGCGAACCGTGCCCGGGTCAACCGCGGCGCCGTGGGCAAGCCGCGCGACATCCTCGGCATCCTGCGTACCGTCCTGTTCTCTCCGGAGGACCTGGCGCTCGTGCGCGGTGATCCCGGTGAGCGCCGCCGGTTCATGGACGACCTGCTGGTGCAGCGTGCGCCGCGCTACGCCGGGGTTCGCGCCGACTACGAGCGGGTCCTGAAGCAGCGCAACGCGTTGTTGAAGACCGCGGGCAAGAAGAAGGGGAACGCGCGCGACGATCCGTACGCGCTGTCCACGCTCGAGGTGTGGGACAACCACCTCGCGGAGATCGGCGCCCAGCTGCTCGCCGCGCGGCTGGACCTGGTCGCCGACCTCGGACCGCACACCACCGCGGCCTACGCCGGGGTGGCGCCGGACTCGCGTCCGGCGAAGATCTCCTACCGGTCGAGCCTCGGTGACGCGCTGCCGGAAGGATACGGACTTCCCGATGGGAAACGGGCCGAACCGGAGGTGCTGAGCGGTATCCTCGCCGAGGCGATGGCGCGGGTGCGGCAGCAGGAGCTGGAACGGGGGATAAGCCTGGTCGGCCCGCACCGCGACGAGCTGGAGATCGTCCTGGGGGAGGCCCCGGCGAAGGGCTACGCGAGCCATGGGGAATCCTGGTCGTTCGCCCTCGCGCTGCGGCTGGCGTCCTACGAGCTGCTGCGCCGCGAGGCGGGGGAACCGGTGCTCCTGCTCGACGACGTCTTCGCCGAGCTCGACCGTCGCCGCCGGTCGCGGCTGGCGGAGGTGGCGGCCGGCGCCGAACAGGTGCTGGTCACCGCGGCGGTGGACGAGGACGTGCCCGGGGAGCTGACGGGGACCCGGTTCACGGTCGCCGACGGGGAGGTGTGCAGTGCCTGA